One segment of Dolichospermum sp. DET69 DNA contains the following:
- a CDS encoding MotA/TolQ/ExbB proton channel family protein yields MDILVLFKKGGPSMWPLLVLSVLSVSVIFERLWFWVRILTQEKEIVNRVLDAAGEDWEIAEAIAEKAVNQPIGRFLYAPLRLQKGDPETFRLALESTAADEIAGMRRGEKLLEAVIALSPLLGLLGTVLGLIHSLGSIRIGDLGTESTAGVTTGIGESLISTAAGLIVAIASLVFYRLFQSFVVNQVKVFNKAGNEMELLYRQYPPEPKTINPRKFSKRTPENFDSSSHLESKTVIQEPTISADDIIESDDTIDHSSLHSVEKQENES; encoded by the coding sequence GTGGATATTTTAGTTTTATTTAAGAAGGGCGGGCCCTCCATGTGGCCTTTGCTGGTTTTATCCGTTCTATCAGTAAGTGTGATTTTTGAACGTCTGTGGTTCTGGGTAAGAATTCTGACCCAGGAAAAAGAAATCGTCAATCGTGTGCTTGATGCTGCTGGTGAAGATTGGGAAATAGCGGAAGCGATCGCGGAAAAAGCGGTAAATCAGCCCATTGGCAGATTTTTATACGCACCTTTACGCCTACAAAAAGGTGATCCAGAAACCTTTAGATTAGCCCTAGAATCAACCGCAGCCGACGAGATAGCCGGAATGCGCCGGGGTGAAAAACTGCTAGAGGCTGTGATTGCTCTTTCACCACTTTTAGGATTGTTGGGTACTGTTCTCGGTTTGATTCATTCCTTGGGTTCAATTCGCATTGGTGATTTGGGAACTGAATCTACAGCCGGTGTGACTACAGGAATCGGGGAATCGCTGATTAGTACAGCAGCAGGATTAATAGTAGCGATCGCTAGTTTGGTATTCTATCGCCTATTTCAAAGTTTTGTTGTTAACCAAGTCAAAGTTTTCAACAAAGCCGGCAATGAAATGGAACTGCTCTACCGTCAATATCCTCCTGAACCTAAAACAATTAACCCCAGAAAATTCTCAAAACGTACTCCTGAAAACTTCGATTCATCTTCTCACTTAGAATCAAAAACAGTTATTCAAGAACCGACAATTTCAGCAGATGACATAATTGAATCAGATGATACAATTGATCATTCTAGTTTGCACTCTGTAGAAAAACAAGAAAATGAAAGTTAA
- a CDS encoding DUF1232 domain-containing protein, translated as MNFSIQSLYTWYRNTLRNPKYRWWVIIGTVAYLISPLDISPDFIPIIGQIDDVLLLTLFVSEVSSLVLDGWKAKKGTVENSTSNPANHPPSPGETVDVDSIPVK; from the coding sequence ATGAACTTCTCAATTCAATCCCTGTATACATGGTATCGGAACACGCTACGCAATCCTAAATACCGTTGGTGGGTAATTATCGGCACAGTAGCCTATTTAATTAGCCCTTTAGATATTTCTCCAGATTTTATTCCTATTATTGGCCAAATTGATGATGTTTTACTGTTAACTTTATTCGTTTCTGAAGTTTCTAGTTTAGTGCTTGATGGTTGGAAAGCTAAAAAAGGGACTGTAGAAAATAGTACCAGTAATCCAGCTAATCATCCGCCTTCCCCTGGCGAAACTGTGGATGTTGATTCTATCCCTGTTAAATAG
- a CDS encoding S-methyl-5'-thioadenosine phosphorylase yields MTVARIGIIGGSGLYNMEALKNVEEIEVSTPFGSPSDAIILGTLEETRVAFLARHGRNHTLLPSELPFRANIYAMKQLGVEYLISASAVGSLKAEAKPLDMVIPDQFIDRTKNRVSTFFGEGIVAHIAFGEPICHNLAKVLAEAIASLSLPDVTLHQGGIYVCMEGPAFSTKAESHLYRSWDATVIGMTNVPEAKLAREAEIAYATLALVTDYDCWHPDHDGVTVEMVIGNLHKNAANAQKVIQETVKRLSANPPVSEAHSALRYAILTNLEKAPAATKEKLSLLLDKYL; encoded by the coding sequence ATGACAGTAGCTAGAATTGGGATCATTGGTGGAAGTGGTTTGTATAATATGGAAGCACTGAAAAATGTGGAAGAAATAGAAGTTTCCACACCTTTTGGTTCACCGTCAGATGCAATTATTCTGGGAACTTTAGAAGAAACAAGAGTTGCCTTTTTAGCGCGTCATGGTCGTAATCATACCCTGTTACCTTCAGAGTTGCCGTTTCGGGCGAATATTTACGCAATGAAGCAGTTAGGTGTGGAATACTTAATCTCTGCAAGTGCTGTGGGTTCTTTGAAGGCTGAAGCTAAACCCCTAGATATGGTAATTCCCGATCAGTTTATTGATCGAACTAAGAATCGTGTTTCTACGTTTTTTGGTGAGGGGATTGTGGCACATATTGCTTTTGGTGAGCCGATTTGCCACAATTTAGCTAAGGTTTTGGCTGAAGCGATCGCATCTTTAAGTTTACCAGATGTTACATTACATCAGGGTGGTATTTACGTATGTATGGAAGGCCCCGCATTTTCCACCAAGGCTGAATCTCATCTCTATCGCAGTTGGGATGCAACGGTAATTGGCATGACAAATGTACCTGAAGCGAAGTTAGCACGGGAAGCAGAAATTGCTTATGCAACGTTGGCGCTGGTGACAGATTATGATTGCTGGCATCCAGATCATGATGGTGTGACGGTGGAAATGGTGATTGGTAATTTACATAAAAATGCGGCAAATGCTCAAAAGGTAATTCAAGAAACTGTGAAGCGCTTGAGTGCAAATCCCCCTGTTAGTGAGGCTCATTCGGCTTTGAGGTATGCAATTTTAACTAATTTGGAGAAAGCACCGGCAGCAACGAAAGAAAAGCTAAGTTTGTTATTAGACAAGTATTTGTAA
- a CDS encoding caspase family protein has protein sequence MKRRRFLQKISGLLAALGLAETEWLSLGNPYYQALAQSNQRKLALLIGINQYPQSPALGGCVTDVELQTELLINRCGFVASDILTLTDEQASRQFIENAFLDHLGKQAKSGDVVIFHFSGYGTRMNLGGGIFQNAIVPVDENNLLGTKSVNYLLEETLLLLLRSLPTNQVTAILDTSYYHPRELKLTGLKSRSRPELSTATLQIAELEFLSQLKNQQASPNNPLIINATSELNQQAGEFIFSNWTAGLLTYALTQYLWETIPAKTIQVFLSSVATSMYQLGGKQQPSLLSEQNKSQNTLVTNYFPIDNLRSIGVVKAIEEDGKTIQLWLGGLPPQVLTNYGVNSRLILDTGEELIIRSRNGLIAKAQFTSKEITNLPSVGQLVQEVVRVLPRNIHINVALDQGLERIERVDATSIFSGISRIANITTIEETADYVFGKVAQLPSRYGLFCLGGELIINTIGEVGEAVKVAVQRLKPTFSTLLASKLWQLTENKGSSRLPVRATLEIVNNVLPRVFMVRDTLGTASKDNTWQTPSYDEIAMPTIPVGSRLQYKIENLSDRPVYLILVGLNNNQNAFAFYPWEVFPETDIPPTKPQLIEILIPGGKTLKIPENHPIAGWLLPTRYTFCEHQIILSTAPFKETLTALAIAKYPTTDQQAISPIVNPLEVAQALLQDLHNASQVTTDINVTANDAYILDVNNWASLNFSFQVV, from the coding sequence ATGAAACGGCGTAGGTTTTTACAAAAGATTAGCGGCTTATTAGCGGCATTGGGGTTAGCGGAAACTGAGTGGTTAAGTTTGGGGAATCCCTATTACCAAGCTTTAGCACAATCTAACCAGCGTAAGTTAGCATTACTGATAGGTATTAATCAGTATCCACAAAGTCCTGCCCTTGGTGGTTGTGTAACTGATGTGGAATTGCAAACAGAATTGTTAATTAATCGCTGTGGCTTTGTAGCATCAGATATTCTAACTTTAACTGATGAACAAGCCAGCAGACAATTTATTGAAAATGCTTTTTTAGATCACTTGGGTAAGCAAGCCAAATCTGGAGATGTGGTGATTTTCCATTTTTCCGGTTATGGTACTCGCATGAATTTGGGAGGGGGAATATTCCAAAATGCCATAGTTCCTGTTGATGAAAATAATTTACTAGGGACAAAATCTGTTAATTATTTATTAGAAGAAACGCTGTTATTATTATTGCGATCGCTCCCTACAAATCAAGTTACAGCAATATTAGATACTAGTTATTATCATCCTCGTGAATTAAAACTCACTGGTTTAAAATCTCGTAGCCGTCCAGAATTATCAACAGCAACTTTACAAATAGCAGAATTAGAATTTCTATCGCAACTAAAAAATCAGCAAGCATCCCCTAATAATCCTCTAATTATCAATGCTACTTCAGAACTAAATCAGCAAGCCGGAGAATTTATTTTTTCTAATTGGACTGCGGGATTATTGACTTATGCTTTAACTCAATATTTGTGGGAAACTATCCCTGCTAAAACCATCCAAGTGTTTCTTTCTAGTGTTGCTACTTCCATGTATCAGCTAGGTGGAAAACAACAACCAAGTTTATTAAGTGAGCAAAACAAATCTCAAAATACTTTAGTTACTAATTATTTCCCTATTGATAATTTAAGAAGTATTGGTGTAGTTAAAGCTATAGAAGAGGATGGAAAAACTATCCAGTTATGGCTAGGAGGATTACCTCCCCAAGTGCTGACAAATTATGGGGTAAATTCTCGTTTAATTCTGGATACGGGAGAGGAATTAATTATCAGATCACGGAATGGATTAATCGCTAAAGCCCAATTTACAAGTAAAGAAATTACTAACTTACCTTCAGTGGGGCAATTAGTTCAAGAAGTTGTGCGTGTATTACCCCGAAATATTCATATTAATGTGGCTTTAGATCAGGGTTTGGAAAGAATTGAACGGGTAGATGCTACTAGTATTTTTTCAGGGATTAGCCGCATTGCGAATATTACTACTATAGAAGAAACTGCTGATTATGTGTTTGGTAAAGTTGCCCAATTACCCAGCCGTTATGGTCTGTTTTGCTTGGGTGGTGAACTGATTATTAATACTATTGGGGAAGTTGGGGAAGCGGTGAAAGTGGCTGTACAGCGATTAAAACCAACATTTTCGACTTTGTTAGCATCAAAGTTGTGGCAACTTACAGAAAACAAAGGTTCTTCGCGTTTACCAGTGAGGGCGACTTTAGAGATTGTTAATAACGTTTTACCCCGAGTTTTTATGGTGAGGGACACTTTAGGAACTGCTAGTAAAGATAATACTTGGCAAACACCTAGCTATGACGAAATAGCTATGCCGACAATTCCCGTAGGTAGTCGCTTGCAATATAAAATTGAAAATTTGAGCGATCGCCCTGTATATTTAATTTTAGTAGGTTTAAATAATAATCAAAATGCCTTTGCTTTTTATCCTTGGGAAGTTTTTCCAGAGACTGATATTCCACCTACAAAACCTCAGTTAATAGAAATTCTCATTCCTGGTGGTAAAACTCTCAAAATCCCAGAAAATCACCCGATAGCTGGTTGGTTGCTTCCTACTCGTTATACCTTTTGTGAACACCAAATTATTCTGAGTACAGCACCATTTAAGGAAACTCTCACGGCATTAGCGATCGCTAAATATCCCACCACAGATCAACAAGCTATTAGTCCCATTGTCAATCCTTTAGAAGTTGCCCAAGCCTTATTACAAGATTTACATAATGCTAGTCAGGTAACAACAGATATTAATGTTACTGCTAATGATGCCTATATTTTGGATGTCAATAATTGGGCAAGTTTGAATTTTAGTTTTCAAGTAGTGTAA
- the sat gene encoding sulfate adenylyltransferase, whose protein sequence is MSYHPDAIAPHGGELINRVASSAQREIFISKADFLPRVELDERAVSDLEMIAIGGFSPLKGFMNQADYNRVVTEMRLANGIVWSIPITLSVTEAVATPLQTGGLVRLDNSNGEFIGVLELTQKYTYDKQHEAINVYRTDDAKHPGVQVVYNQGSINLAGDIWLLQRDSHPHFPSYQIDPAASREMFREKGWKTIVGFQTRNPIHRAHEYIQKCALETVDGLFLHPLVGATKEDDIAADVRMRCYEILLEHYYPVDRVILAINPAAMRYAGPREAIFHALVRKNYGCTHFIVGRDHAGVGDYYGTYDAQYIFDEFTAEELGIVPMKFEHAFYCKRTKQMATTKTSPSKPEERVHLSGTKVREMLRRGELPPPEFSRPEVAAELTRAMKIAPVLV, encoded by the coding sequence TTGAGTTACCATCCAGATGCCATTGCCCCCCACGGTGGAGAGTTAATTAACCGGGTTGCTTCTTCAGCACAAAGAGAAATATTTATCTCTAAAGCTGACTTTTTACCGCGTGTGGAACTTGATGAGCGAGCAGTTTCTGATTTAGAAATGATTGCCATTGGTGGTTTTAGTCCTCTTAAAGGTTTCATGAACCAAGCAGACTACAACCGAGTAGTAACCGAAATGCGGTTAGCTAACGGTATTGTCTGGTCAATTCCGATTACACTGTCTGTCACTGAAGCAGTAGCAACCCCTCTACAAACAGGCGGTTTAGTCCGTCTGGATAACTCCAACGGCGAGTTTATTGGGGTATTGGAACTGACCCAAAAGTATACTTACGACAAACAACACGAAGCCATCAATGTTTATCGCACTGATGATGCTAAACATCCTGGGGTGCAGGTAGTTTATAACCAAGGTTCTATTAACCTGGCTGGTGATATCTGGTTATTACAACGTGACTCTCATCCCCATTTTCCCAGCTATCAAATTGATCCTGCGGCTTCACGGGAAATGTTTCGAGAAAAAGGTTGGAAAACAATTGTTGGTTTCCAAACTCGTAATCCTATCCACCGCGCCCATGAATATATTCAAAAGTGCGCTCTAGAAACTGTAGATGGTCTCTTTTTGCACCCACTGGTAGGGGCAACTAAAGAAGATGACATCGCTGCTGATGTGCGGATGCGTTGTTATGAAATTTTACTAGAACACTATTACCCTGTAGATAGAGTCATTTTGGCAATTAACCCGGCTGCAATGCGTTATGCTGGTCCTAGAGAAGCAATTTTCCATGCTTTAGTCAGAAAAAATTACGGCTGTACACATTTTATAGTGGGACGTGATCATGCTGGTGTAGGTGACTACTACGGCACTTATGACGCTCAGTATATATTTGATGAGTTTACCGCTGAAGAGTTGGGGATTGTGCCTATGAAGTTTGAACACGCTTTCTACTGTAAGCGCACCAAACAAATGGCTACAACTAAAACCAGCCCTAGCAAACCAGAGGAACGGGTTCACTTGTCTGGAACAAAGGTACGGGAAATGTTACGTCGGGGTGAGTTACCACCACCAGAATTTTCTCGTCCAGAGGTAGCGGCAGAGTTGACAAGGGCTATGAAAATTGCACCTGTCTTAGTTTAG
- a CDS encoding calcium-binding protein, protein MGGAGNDIYIVDNANDSVFESLNGGTDTVSTSVTYVLSENVENLTLTGSSSINGTGNSLNNTIIGNAGNNILSGGVGNDILTGGNGNDTFVIAAGQGTDTFTDFVVKNDKIGLSGGLTFGQLSFSGNNILLTSTNEVLATLTGFNTTTLITSNFLTV, encoded by the coding sequence ATGGGTGGTGCTGGTAATGATATCTACATTGTGGATAATGCCAATGATAGCGTTTTTGAGTCATTGAACGGAGGTACTGATACTGTTAGTACCAGTGTTACTTATGTATTGAGTGAGAACGTAGAAAACCTGACTTTAACTGGCAGTAGCAGTATTAATGGTACTGGTAACAGCTTGAATAACACCATTATTGGCAACGCTGGCAATAACATCCTCTCTGGTGGTGTTGGCAACGATATCCTCACTGGTGGTAATGGCAATGATACCTTCGTGATTGCTGCTGGGCAAGGAACAGATACCTTTACTGATTTTGTTGTTAAGAATGACAAGATTGGTTTGTCAGGAGGTTTAACCTTTGGTCAACTGTCTTTCTCTGGTAACAACATCCTGTTAACTTCTACTAATGAAGTTCTCGCAACTTTAACTGGTTTCAATACCACAACTCTCATCACTAGCAATTTTCTGACTGTTTAA